The Primulina eburnea isolate SZY01 chromosome 13, ASM2296580v1, whole genome shotgun sequence genome includes a region encoding these proteins:
- the LOC140808701 gene encoding LOW QUALITY PROTEIN: leucine-rich repeat receptor-like serine/threonine/tyrosine-protein kinase SOBIR1 (The sequence of the model RefSeq protein was modified relative to this genomic sequence to represent the inferred CDS: inserted 1 base in 1 codon) — protein sequence MKMALARIRFSFSILYLFMIVLLVQSRLNLHPPDHAAVLLIRRDFGIRTPAERNPCDSAGIFCERRIFNNSYVLRITSLVFESQQLKGIVSPAIGQLSELKELSLKDNHFFGQIPFQITQCQKLEVLNIAQNGFSGEIPHGLSSLVRLRVLDLSSNKFTGNLKFLKHFPNMEKLNLADNMFAGKIPVSLRSFRNLRFVNFSGNSLLEVPLXIDDQVEDFSTEFTEERISMPKRYMFAEKSNQTNSAMGPSSSQASALSPRAAVAPHKDKKNRRKVVGWILGFLAGTLVGSFSGLVFSLLYKLIMFLIKGRGKDTSLKIFSPMIKNPEDLAFLQKEDGLASLEIIGRGGCGEVYKAVLPGSDGKEIAIKKVSHNPTDSEELTDEDSKLLDKKMRQIRSEIQTVGQIRHKNLLPLLAYMPRPNCHFLVYEYMKNGSILDYIQDVSRGKRQLDWPARFKIALGIVSGLEYLHMNHTSRIIHRDLKPANVLLDDEMEARISDFGLAKAVPDYNTHVTTSNVAGTAGYIAPEYHQTFKFTDKCDIYSFGVLLGGLVTGKLPSDEFFQHTEELGLVKWMRTVMTSEDPKRAIDPNLMGNGYEEQMLLVLKVACFCTLDNPKERPNSKDARCMLSQIKH from the exons ATGAAAATGGCTTTAGCTCGTATACGTTTCAGCTTCTCGATCCTATATTTATTCATGATTGTTCTCCTTGTTCAGTCAAGATTGAATCTTCACCCTCCTGATCATGCTGCTGTCCTGCTTATCCGCAGAGATTTCGGCATCCGCACTCCTGCGGAGAGGAATCCGTGTGATTCCGCCGGGATATTCTGCGAAAgaagaatcttcaacaattcaTATGTGCTCAGAATCACTAGTCTTGTCTTTGAATCCCAACAGCTGAAAGGAATAGTCTCTCCTGCAATAGGGCAGCTCTCTGAGCTGAAAGAGCTTTCCTTAAAAGACAACCACTTTTTTGGCCAAATCCCATTTCAAATTACTCAATGCCAAAAACTTGAAGTCCTAAATATCGCCCAAAATGGGTTTTCTGGCGAAATCCCGCATGGATTATCATCATTGGTCCGCCTCCGGGTCCTCGACTTGTCATCAAACAAGTTCACCGGCAATCTGAAATTCTTGAAGCACTTTCCTAACATGGAAAAGCTCAATCTTGCTGATAATATGTTCGCTGGAAAAATACCTGTTTCTTTGAGATCCTTTCGGAATCTCCGATTCGTTAACTTCTCTGGGAACAGTTTACTTGAGGTTCCAT CCATTGATGATCAAGTGGAGGATTTCTCCACAGAATTTACTGAAGAGAGAATCTCGATGCCGAAACGTTACATGTTTGCAGAAAAATCTAATCAAACAAATTCAGCCATGGGACCTTCTTCGAGTCAAGCATCTGCCCTATCTCCCAGGGCAGCAGTGGCACCTCACAAGGACAAGAAAAACAGAAGGAAGGTAGTGGGTTGGATTCTTGGATTCCTGGCTGGAACTTTAGTTGGAAGTTTTTCTGGATTGGTGTTCTCTTTGCTTTATAAGCTGATCATGTTCTTGATAAAAGGGCGTGGAAAGGACACAAGCTTGAAAATCTTCAGCCCCATGATCAAGAATCCTGAGGACCTAGCTTTCCTGCAAAAAGAAGATGGATTAGCCTCACTCGAAATAATAGGAAGAGGTGGATGTGGTGAAGTGTACAAAGCTGTTCTACCTGGAAGTGATGGAAAAGAAATCGCCATTAAAAAGGTATCCCACAACCCCACAGACTCGGAGGAGCTCACAGACGAAGACAGCAAGCTTTTGGACAAAAAAATGCGCCAAATCCGGTCAGAAATTCAAACTGTTGGCCAAATCAGGCACAAGAATTTGCTCCCCCTCTTAGCCTACATGCCACGGCCCAATTGCCATTTTCTCGTGTACGAGTACATGAAAAATGGAAGCATACTAGACTACATCCAAGACGTGTCTCGAGGAAAGAGACAATTAGATTGGCCGGCCAGATTCAAGATTGCATTAGGTATCGTTTCAGGCCTAGAGTACCTCCACATGAACCACACTTCTCGGATAATTCACAGAGATTTGAAGCCCGCAAATGTCCTCCTGGACGACGAAATGGAAGCCCGGATCTCAGATTTCGGCCTTGCAAAAGCAGTACCCGATTATAATACTCATGTCACGACTTCAAACGTGGCCGGAACCGCTGGTTACATCGCCCCGGAGTATCACCAGACGTTCAAGTTCACGGATAAATGTGATATCTACAGCTTCGGGGTTCTGCTCGGTGGGCTGGTGACTGGAAAATTGCCATCCGATGAGTTTTTCCAGCACACCGAGGAGCTTGGTTTGGTGAAATGGATGAGAACCGTGATGACTTCTGAAGACCCAAAGAGGGCGATTGATCCAAATCTTATGGGGAACGGGTATGAGGAGCAGATGCTGTTGGTTCTGAAAGTCGCTTGCTTTTGCACACTCGATAATCCCAAAGAAAGGCCTAATAGCAAGGATGCCAGATGCATGTTATCTCAGATCAAGCATTGA
- the LOC140809380 gene encoding rhodanese-like domain-containing protein 11, chloroplastic isoform X1 has protein sequence MATSSLQLRPINAFSTPQIPNRWNNLSDSALRPSAASPSVSRRKIRHIFKGGIRMQVVEEEYEVKQMRDMAAARKRWEALVRDGKVNVLSPREAGYAVKLSSKALLDVRPSSERKKAWVKGSTWIPIFDTDDQFNVGTLSRKITGFMMGGWWSGIPILSYNKEFISKVAEKFSKDTDLIVACQKGMRSLAACELLYNAGYENIFWVQGGLEAAEEEVITSGIILTLKEKDPSPLNLLELGAFQNFLDGRINKELQRLMKVWVTDWFSLLACLDSFLLLMHCFSGHNKWVGICKTSGLTEEKSTRSFLLRWQRRGS, from the exons ATGGCGACTTCGAGTCTACAACTCCGACCCATCAATGCCTTCAGCACTCCTCAGATACCTAATCGATGGAATAATCTTTCCGACTCAGCTCTAAGGCCAAGTGCTGCCAGCCCATCTGTTTCCAGACGCAAAATCCGACATATT TTTAAAGGTGGCATAAGAATGCAAGTTGTTGAAGAAGAGTACGAGGTGAAGCAAATGAGGGATATGGCTGCAGCGAGAAAGAGATGGGAGGCTTTG gTCAGGGATGGGAAGGTCAATGTTCTTAGTCCAAGGGAGGCTGGCTATGCAGTTAAACTGTCAAGCAAAGCTTTACTTGACGTCCGGCCTTCTTCCGAGCGTAAAAAG GCATGGGTCAAAGGCTCTACATGGATTCCAATTTTTGATACCGATGATCAATTTAATGTTGGTACTCTCTCAAGGAAGATTACTGGATTTATGATGG GTGGATGGTGGAGTGGCATTCCTATATTATCTTATAACAA AGAGTTCATATCAAAAGTTGCAGAGAAATTTTCAAAAGACACTGATCTTATCGTGGCTTGCCAAAAGGGGATGAG ATCCCTTGCGGCTTGTGAGCTATTATACAATGCTGGCTACGAGAACATCTTTTGGGTTCAAGGGGGTCTGGAGGCTGCTGAAGAAGAGGTGATAACATCTGGAATCATATT GACCTTGAAAGAGAAGGACCCCAGCCCTTTAAATTTGCTGGAATTGGGGGCCTTTCAGAATTTCTTGG ATGGACGGATCAACAAAGAGCTGCAGCGGCTAATGAAGGTTTGGGTTACCGACTGGTTTTCTCTGCTCGCTTG CTTGGACTCATTTTTGCTGTTGATGCACTGTTTCTCGGGGCACAACAAGTGGGTCGGTATCTGCAAGACTTCAGGTCTCACTGAAGAGAAAAGCACAAGGTCTTTTTTGTTGCGGTGGCAGCGAAGGGGATCATGA
- the LOC140809380 gene encoding rhodanese-like domain-containing protein 11, chloroplastic isoform X2, whose translation MATSSLQLRPINAFSTPQIPNRWNNLSDSALRPSAASPSVSRRKIRHIFKGGIRMQVVEEEYEVKQMRDMAAARKRWEALVRDGKVNVLSPREAGYAVKLSSKALLDVRPSSERKKAWVKGSTWIPIFDTDDQFNVGTLSRKITGFMMGGWWSGIPILSYNKEFISKVAEKFSKDTDLIVACQKGMRSLAACELLYNAGYENIFWVQGGLEAAEEEDLEREGPQPFKFAGIGGLSEFLGWTDQQRAAAANEGLGYRLVFSARLLGLIFAVDALFLGAQQVGRYLQDFRSH comes from the exons ATGGCGACTTCGAGTCTACAACTCCGACCCATCAATGCCTTCAGCACTCCTCAGATACCTAATCGATGGAATAATCTTTCCGACTCAGCTCTAAGGCCAAGTGCTGCCAGCCCATCTGTTTCCAGACGCAAAATCCGACATATT TTTAAAGGTGGCATAAGAATGCAAGTTGTTGAAGAAGAGTACGAGGTGAAGCAAATGAGGGATATGGCTGCAGCGAGAAAGAGATGGGAGGCTTTG gTCAGGGATGGGAAGGTCAATGTTCTTAGTCCAAGGGAGGCTGGCTATGCAGTTAAACTGTCAAGCAAAGCTTTACTTGACGTCCGGCCTTCTTCCGAGCGTAAAAAG GCATGGGTCAAAGGCTCTACATGGATTCCAATTTTTGATACCGATGATCAATTTAATGTTGGTACTCTCTCAAGGAAGATTACTGGATTTATGATGG GTGGATGGTGGAGTGGCATTCCTATATTATCTTATAACAA AGAGTTCATATCAAAAGTTGCAGAGAAATTTTCAAAAGACACTGATCTTATCGTGGCTTGCCAAAAGGGGATGAG ATCCCTTGCGGCTTGTGAGCTATTATACAATGCTGGCTACGAGAACATCTTTTGGGTTCAAGGGGGTCTGGAGGCTGCTGAAGAAGAG GACCTTGAAAGAGAAGGACCCCAGCCCTTTAAATTTGCTGGAATTGGGGGCCTTTCAGAATTTCTTGG ATGGACGGATCAACAAAGAGCTGCAGCGGCTAATGAAGGTTTGGGTTACCGACTGGTTTTCTCTGCTCGCTTG CTTGGACTCATTTTTGCTGTTGATGCACTGTTTCTCGGGGCACAACAAGTGGGTCGGTATCTGCAAGACTTCAGGTCTCACTGA
- the LOC140810093 gene encoding 28 kDa ribonucleoprotein, chloroplastic-like, whose translation MATNGCLISSPAHFTSKKAWDSRFSLTPTLKPIKLRLSCSYFSSISSPLKISFKRKEPILKFYVITAQQEENNPVFLEEEGQGFKEDSYWEAPADEESYGSVELSEEAKVYVGNFPYDVDGEKLAQLFGQAGVVEIAEVIYNRETDQSRGFGFVTMSTVKEAEKAVEMFHRYDFNGRLLSVSKATPIGSHPERSPRRFEDNYKIYVGNLPWSVDDSRLKQVFIEHGKVINARVVCDRETGRSRGFGFITMSSESEMNDAIANLDGQSLDGRTIKVNVADERPRRSSSF comes from the exons ATGGCTACAAACGGCTGTTTAATTTCAAGTCCAGCGCACTTCACCTCAAAAAAAGCTTGGGATTCACGTTTTTCTCTTACACCGACTTTGAAACCCATAAAGCTTCGATTATCTTGCTCGTATTTTTCGTCTATTTCAAGCCCTTTAAAGATCTCTTTCAAAAGGAAAGAAcctattttgaaattttatgtgaTTACTGCTCAGCAAGAAGAGAACAACCCGGTGTTTCTAGAAGAAGAGGGACAAGGGTTTAAGGAGGATTCTTATTGGGAAGCACCTGCGGATGAAGAGAGTTATGGGTCCGTGGAGTTATCCGAGGAGGCTAAAGTGTACGTGGGGAATTTTCCGTATGATGTGGATGGTGAAAAATTGGCTCAACTTTTTGGTCAGGCTGGTGTTGTTGAGATTGCTGAG GTTATATATAATAGGGAAACTGACCAGAGTAGAGGTTTTGGGTTTGTTACAATGAGTACTGTGAAAGAAGCCGAGAAGGCTGTGGAAATGTTCCATCGTTAT GATTTTAATGGCAGACTCTTAAGTGTTAGCAAAGCTACTCCAATAGGATCACACCCTGAACGTAGCCCTCGAAGATTTGAAGACAATTACAAAATATATGTGGGTAACTTGCCTTGGAGCGTGGATGACTCACGTCTCAAACAGGTTTTCATTGAGCATGGCAAAGTGATAAACGCTCGAGTAGTGTGTGACAGGGAAACTGGAAGATCCCGTGGTTTTGGCTTTATAACTATGTCGAGTGAATCTGAAATGAATGATGCCATTGCCAACCTTGATGGACAG AGTTTGGATGGGAGGACAATTAAAGTGAATGTAGCTGACGAAAGACCAAGGCGTAGCAGCAGTTTTTGA